The proteins below come from a single Aegilops tauschii subsp. strangulata cultivar AL8/78 chromosome 6, Aet v6.0, whole genome shotgun sequence genomic window:
- the LOC109761293 gene encoding protein FAR-RED ELONGATED HYPOCOTYL 3-like: MEYIKFLQFKGIEHAKIMSILGDDDPGGYFLQMNARDLINGKTKNLRMDDVDDVLKTINFFREMKAIIKEFFSDIQLDESDRVKNIFWVNASCRGAYQDFGDCVTFDTTYKTNKYRMPLGVFVGTNNHLQTTFFAFSLIRYEDADSLIWLFKTLLECMRGKAPTCILTEYCPIMALAIPDVFRNTV; this comes from the exons ATGGAGTACATCAAGTTCTTGCAATTCAAAGGCATTGAACACGCAAAAATCATGAGCATACTGGGCGACGATGACCCCGGTGGCTACTTCCTCCAAATGAATGCCCGAGACCTGATTAACGG GAAAACAAAGAATTTAAGGATGGATGATGTGGACGATGTCCTGAAGACTATCAACTTCTTTAGGGAGATGAAAGCGATAATCAAAGAATTCTTCTCCGACATACAACTTGATGAGTCTGACAGGGTGAAGAACATATTCTGGGTGAACGCAAGCTGCCGAGGGGCATACCAAGACTTTGGTGATTGCGTGACGTTTGACACCACATATAAGACCAACAAGTACCGTATGCCACTTGGGGTGTTTGTGGGTACTAACAACCATTTGCAAACTACATTCTTTGCTTTCTCCCTGATAAGATATGAGGATGCAGATTCATTGATATGGCTATTCAAAACACTTTTAGAGTGCATGAGAGGGAAGGCTCCTACATGCATCCTTACAG AATACTGCCCGATAATGGCTTTGGCGATCCCAGATGTTTTCAGAAACAcagtgtag